Proteins encoded by one window of Homoserinimonas aerilata:
- a CDS encoding tyrosine-type recombinase/integrase, with translation MTYTSEDRWSDAIAAFATAQRAARYAEGTVETRLKHLTRFADSIGMSPWRVTYEDIRGWLDRTTSNRSTMLSLRTSIRAFYRWATASGRTVDDPSAEPSYVTQQTPVPEAWRPELDAFRAYLRSIGLPRTTVSVRMAQLNRFARDNASLAPLDATFDDLIEWMSGKRWSPETRRAHRSALRTFYAWAVESGRIESSPAAKLPVVRRGTHLPRPALEEEYKKALAFSSPRERVALVLAAELGLRRMEVAQVHSKDLMNRNGEWTLTVHGKGAHQRYLPLAPNHVTMLRALPGGYVLPGQDHGHISPGHIGKLISRLLPAGVTMHALRHRFATRIYAVDRDVFAVQQLLGHASPATTQVYVRIEEGSMRRLVDAVAS, from the coding sequence ATGACGTACACATCCGAAGACAGATGGAGCGACGCTATTGCCGCGTTCGCGACTGCCCAGCGCGCGGCACGTTATGCAGAGGGCACAGTCGAGACCAGGCTCAAGCACCTCACCCGGTTCGCCGATTCGATTGGTATGAGCCCGTGGCGGGTGACCTATGAAGACATCCGGGGATGGCTCGATCGCACGACCTCGAACCGCAGCACGATGCTCTCGCTCAGGACATCCATTCGTGCCTTCTATCGATGGGCAACTGCCAGTGGCAGAACCGTCGACGACCCCAGCGCGGAGCCGAGCTACGTCACTCAGCAGACTCCTGTGCCGGAGGCGTGGCGCCCGGAGCTCGACGCGTTCCGCGCGTACCTGCGCTCTATCGGGTTGCCGCGCACAACCGTGAGCGTGCGGATGGCGCAGCTCAACCGCTTCGCCAGGGACAACGCGAGTCTCGCACCGCTCGACGCAACCTTCGATGACCTCATCGAGTGGATGAGCGGCAAGCGTTGGTCACCAGAGACCCGACGTGCACACCGTTCGGCTCTGCGCACGTTCTACGCATGGGCGGTCGAATCGGGTCGCATCGAGTCCAGTCCCGCAGCCAAGCTCCCAGTCGTGCGTCGAGGCACGCACCTCCCGCGGCCGGCGCTCGAAGAGGAATACAAGAAGGCTCTCGCGTTCTCATCACCGCGGGAACGGGTCGCCCTCGTGCTCGCTGCGGAGCTGGGACTGCGCCGCATGGAGGTCGCCCAGGTGCACTCAAAGGACCTCATGAACCGCAACGGCGAGTGGACCCTCACAGTGCACGGCAAAGGTGCCCATCAGCGCTACCTGCCGCTGGCACCAAACCACGTCACCATGCTCCGCGCGCTCCCCGGGGGCTACGTTCTCCCCGGCCAAGACCACGGCCACATATCCCCGGGACACATCGGCAAGCTCATCTCACGGCTCCTACCTGCCGGCGTCACGATGCACGCTTTGCGGCATCGTTTCGCGACCCGCATCTACGCGGTCGACCGCGACGTGTTCGCCGTGCAGCAGCTGCTCGGCCACGCGTCGCCGGCCACGACTCAGGTCTACGTGCGGATTGAAGAGGGCAGCATGCGCCGCCTCGTCGACGCGGTGGCATCGTGA
- a CDS encoding benzaldehyde dehydrogenase, with protein MTLLATSLWQGKIFIDGWTDGEAGTLPVVEPATGRSLGTVGAASVADVERAATSAAKAQREWAQRTPEDRAAVLRRAGQLFEQHADEIQGWIMRESGGIPPKAGLETHIAANECYEASALPSHPHGEVLTSNEGRWSFARRLPVGVVSVIAPFNFPLILSIRSVAPAIALGNAVLLKPDPRTAVCGGVVLMRIFEEAGLPAGVLQLLQGGADVGSAVVEAPEVSVVSFTGSTPAGRKVGEAAARHLKRAHLELGGNNALIVLPGADLEKAASAGAFASFMHQGQICMTTGRHIVHESLYDAYVTRLAEKADALTVGDPATGQVALGPIIDEKQRDRIAEIVDESVAAGARLAAGGTSEDLFYRPTVLADLTTQTRGWADEIFGPVAPVMKFGTIDEAIELANASDYGLAVGILGDVGQAMEVADRIHAGKIHINEQTVSDEANSPFGGVGASGTGSRFGGATANIEAFTEVQWLTVRPTIADYPF; from the coding sequence ATGACACTGCTAGCGACCTCCCTCTGGCAGGGCAAGATCTTCATCGACGGCTGGACCGACGGCGAAGCCGGAACGTTGCCCGTCGTCGAGCCGGCCACCGGACGTAGCCTCGGAACGGTCGGAGCCGCATCCGTCGCCGACGTCGAGCGCGCCGCGACCTCCGCGGCGAAGGCGCAGCGCGAATGGGCGCAGCGCACCCCCGAAGATCGGGCCGCAGTGCTGCGCCGCGCAGGCCAGCTGTTCGAGCAGCACGCCGACGAGATCCAGGGCTGGATCATGCGCGAATCGGGCGGCATCCCGCCCAAGGCCGGCCTCGAGACGCACATCGCCGCGAACGAATGCTACGAGGCATCCGCGCTGCCCTCCCACCCGCACGGCGAGGTGCTCACCAGCAACGAGGGCCGCTGGTCGTTCGCGCGCAGGCTGCCCGTCGGCGTCGTCAGCGTCATCGCCCCCTTCAACTTTCCGCTCATCCTGTCGATCCGCTCCGTCGCGCCCGCCATCGCGCTCGGCAACGCGGTACTGCTCAAGCCCGACCCCCGCACGGCGGTCTGCGGCGGCGTCGTGCTCATGCGCATCTTCGAAGAGGCCGGCCTGCCCGCCGGCGTGCTCCAACTGCTGCAGGGAGGAGCGGATGTCGGCAGCGCGGTCGTCGAAGCGCCCGAAGTCTCCGTCGTGTCATTCACCGGCTCCACGCCGGCCGGCCGCAAAGTCGGAGAAGCCGCAGCCCGCCACCTCAAGCGCGCGCACCTCGAACTCGGCGGCAACAACGCCCTCATCGTGCTGCCCGGCGCCGACCTCGAGAAGGCCGCCTCCGCCGGAGCCTTCGCCAGCTTCATGCACCAGGGCCAGATCTGCATGACCACCGGCCGGCACATCGTGCACGAAAGCCTCTACGACGCCTACGTCACCCGCCTTGCAGAGAAAGCGGATGCCCTCACCGTCGGCGACCCCGCCACCGGCCAGGTCGCGCTCGGCCCCATCATCGACGAGAAGCAGCGCGACCGCATCGCCGAGATCGTTGACGAATCCGTCGCAGCCGGGGCACGCCTCGCCGCAGGAGGAACATCCGAGGACCTCTTCTACCGGCCCACCGTGCTCGCCGACCTCACCACACAGACGCGAGGCTGGGCCGACGAGATCTTCGGACCCGTCGCCCCCGTCATGAAATTCGGCACCATCGACGAAGCCATCGAACTGGCCAACGCGAGCGACTACGGCCTCGCCGTCGGTATCCTCGGCGACGTCGGGCAGGCCATGGAAGTCGCCGACCGCATCCACGCCGGCAAGATCCACATCAACGAACAGACCGTCTCAGACGAAGCCAACTCTCCATTCGGCGGCGTCGGAGCATCCGGAACCGGCTCGCGCTTCGGCGGCGCCACCGCCAATATCGAGGCATTCACTGAGGTGCAGTGGCTGACCGTGCGCCCCACGATCGCGGACTACCCGTTCTGA
- a CDS encoding tyrosine-type recombinase/integrase, whose translation MARSAARSRRRGVGSITSYSTKAGTRWRWQLRVPLNTEHPEDGERQAGKAGYLTAEAADDALQEARKKVKEHRTISREGPPTIGSYAQNWLDGLSLENSTVYGYRKIVRNHVTPYLGSIKLDQLTATRLARHYRELGETGRKDAHHVGEGLSANTVNKVHVVIGALLDAALDDGHLAVNPARKSRTVKAPTGKQIRAQRPEIVTWTAGELRAFLDWDRDVFQDELHALWHLVAHTGMRRGEALALRWGDLDLTGQRVSIRRAADSTMRNAAKSTKSGSSRVVDIDEETINVLRTWKARRGALSLDLARAGAYIFGNAAGEMRGPNEVGARWSYRVKRARLELGPDALKPLTIKGLRHTHATLLLELGVHPKVVQERLGHSQISTTMNIYSHVTPTMQKDAVARLAQLLS comes from the coding sequence GTGGCGCGCTCAGCTGCGCGGAGCAGGAGGCGAGGCGTCGGCTCGATCACCAGCTACAGCACGAAAGCCGGAACCCGCTGGCGGTGGCAACTGCGGGTGCCGCTGAACACCGAGCATCCCGAGGACGGGGAGAGGCAGGCAGGAAAGGCCGGCTACCTCACGGCGGAAGCAGCCGACGATGCGCTCCAGGAGGCTCGGAAGAAGGTCAAGGAGCACCGCACAATCTCGCGCGAGGGCCCGCCGACGATCGGCAGCTACGCGCAGAACTGGCTCGACGGGCTCAGCCTCGAGAACTCCACCGTCTACGGCTACCGCAAGATCGTGCGCAACCACGTCACCCCGTACCTCGGCAGCATCAAGCTCGACCAGCTGACCGCGACGAGGCTCGCCCGGCACTATCGCGAGCTAGGCGAGACCGGCCGCAAGGACGCCCACCACGTCGGAGAGGGCCTGTCTGCGAACACGGTCAATAAGGTGCACGTCGTCATCGGTGCTCTGCTCGACGCCGCGCTCGACGACGGCCATCTCGCGGTAAACCCCGCACGGAAGTCACGCACGGTGAAGGCACCCACAGGCAAGCAGATCAGAGCGCAGCGACCCGAGATCGTGACGTGGACAGCTGGCGAGCTGCGCGCCTTCCTCGACTGGGATAGAGACGTATTCCAAGACGAGCTGCACGCACTCTGGCACCTGGTCGCTCATACCGGCATGCGACGCGGCGAAGCGCTCGCGCTGCGCTGGGGCGACCTCGACCTCACTGGCCAGCGTGTCAGCATCCGGCGCGCCGCCGACTCAACGATGCGCAACGCAGCGAAGTCGACCAAAAGCGGCAGCTCCCGTGTCGTCGACATCGACGAGGAGACGATCAACGTGCTCCGCACCTGGAAGGCCAGGCGCGGCGCCCTATCGCTCGACCTCGCACGGGCAGGCGCATACATCTTCGGCAACGCCGCAGGAGAGATGCGCGGCCCGAACGAGGTCGGCGCACGGTGGAGCTACCGGGTGAAGCGAGCCCGTCTCGAGCTCGGCCCCGATGCGCTTAAGCCGCTCACGATCAAGGGGCTGCGGCACACTCACGCGACCCTGCTGCTCGAGCTCGGTGTTCACCCCAAGGTTGTGCAGGAGCGGCTGGGGCACAGCCAGATCAGCACGACGATGAACATCTACTCGCACGTCACGCCGACCATGCAGAAGGATGCCGTCGCACGCTTGGCGCAGCTGCTGTCGTAG
- a CDS encoding helix-turn-helix domain-containing protein, translating into MISTLEEARRSPVATLTLKEAGQILGINPRTVSGAIAAGEVPAVRFGRRVLIPRERFIAMLDGRTAVTR; encoded by the coding sequence ATGATCTCGACACTTGAGGAGGCCCGGCGCTCCCCCGTCGCCACGCTGACACTCAAAGAAGCAGGCCAGATTCTGGGCATCAATCCCCGAACTGTCAGTGGTGCTATCGCGGCGGGCGAGGTGCCGGCCGTCCGATTCGGTCGCCGCGTGCTCATCCCCCGAGAGCGCTTCATCGCAATGCTCGACGGTCGCACGGCGGTGACACGATGA
- a CDS encoding helix-turn-helix domain-containing protein has protein sequence MDLLTTAEAAQYLNVPIGTLHYWRSMGTGPNSMKLGRRVMYRRDALDEFVLQQERFAAQLGAEAAR, from the coding sequence ATGGATTTGCTGACAACGGCAGAGGCCGCTCAGTATCTGAACGTTCCGATAGGAACGCTCCACTACTGGCGCTCGATGGGCACAGGCCCGAACTCGATGAAGCTCGGGCGCAGGGTCATGTATCGCCGCGATGCCCTTGATGAATTTGTACTCCAGCAGGAGCGCTTCGCTGCGCAACTCGGGGCGGAGGCGGCGCGATGA
- a CDS encoding helix-turn-helix domain-containing protein codes for MERGPIDVLNPVQPAVPPQPLRFSTSHVPAAERLAAWEEYNERELFGLRASTLSQAGLLATQTNLELTRLRFTEIVGNDHVIERTQSNIAQKPVDSIMLCLLLEGDAFFYHPEGCETLTAGDAVLYDTERPFMYGFSSAMRQVILELPRDVVLGRSSSEDAFRPRVLRLTDSVSASTHAQAAARSIRGAILSPPDDVSSLEESVLDLFGLITGQAATSGTSGYLLAAKDFVRSHLAEPDLSASRLARAVGLSERHLARAFAGEGLTPARFVMDARLARARRLLEENPSAVVAQVAAAVGFVSSAHFSRAFRERFGCSPSEARAGELAS; via the coding sequence GTGGAGCGCGGCCCGATCGATGTGTTGAACCCCGTTCAGCCTGCCGTGCCGCCCCAGCCGCTGCGATTCTCGACCTCTCATGTTCCTGCCGCCGAGCGGCTGGCCGCGTGGGAGGAGTACAACGAGCGCGAGCTGTTCGGGCTGCGCGCCTCGACGCTGTCGCAGGCGGGCCTGTTGGCGACGCAGACCAACCTGGAGTTGACGCGCCTGCGCTTCACCGAGATCGTCGGCAATGATCATGTGATCGAGCGCACGCAGAGCAACATCGCGCAGAAGCCGGTCGATTCGATCATGCTGTGTCTGCTGCTGGAGGGCGACGCGTTCTTCTACCACCCGGAGGGGTGCGAGACACTCACGGCGGGCGACGCTGTGCTGTATGACACGGAGCGGCCGTTCATGTACGGCTTCTCCTCGGCCATGCGTCAGGTGATCCTGGAGTTGCCGCGCGATGTCGTGCTGGGCCGGTCCTCGTCGGAGGATGCGTTCCGGCCGAGGGTGTTGCGGCTCACCGATTCGGTTTCGGCGTCGACGCATGCGCAGGCGGCGGCCCGCAGCATCCGCGGTGCCATCCTGTCGCCTCCCGATGACGTGTCGTCGCTGGAGGAGTCGGTGCTCGACCTGTTCGGGCTGATCACGGGTCAGGCGGCGACGTCGGGCACGAGCGGCTACCTGCTGGCCGCGAAGGACTTCGTGCGCTCGCACCTGGCCGAGCCCGATCTGTCGGCGTCGCGCCTCGCGCGTGCGGTGGGGCTGAGCGAGCGGCATCTGGCGCGGGCGTTCGCCGGGGAGGGTTTGACGCCGGCCCGTTTCGTGATGGATGCGCGCCTCGCGCGGGCGAGGCGGCTTCTGGAGGAGAACCCTTCCGCCGTTGTCGCGCAGGTCGCGGCGGCTGTCGGCTTCGTGTCGTCGGCTCATTTCTCGCGGGCCTTCCGGGAGCGTTTCGGATGCTCGCCGAGCGAGGCTCGGGCGGGCGAGCTCGCCTCCTAG
- a CDS encoding sugar ABC transporter ATP-binding protein, producing MSAALRIANVSKTFAGQRALDDVTVEVPAGEVTALLGMNGSGKSTLIKILAGVYEPDAGGRAWVGGRELALPSTPAASHAAGLRFLHQDLGLVDSLTVADNFALVDRFIARGVIAPINRRAQFAHTAATLDLFDLHVHPGALVGELSPSVRTMIGIARAFQSRDAGLDALRDRILVLDEPTASLPADEVDTVLRMLERLRERGGTTIYVSHRIEEVRRIADRVAVLRDGRLVADEPLGARDSHEIVSLIVGRPLEKVKLARAEQREGDPVLQAWGLHGSRLSGVDFSVRAGEIVGVTGLIGCGRSELVRILAGAQQPDAGEMRFQGSGYSPAGPADAVALGVTCVPQNRRSDGVVLDMGVAENLTLGRLARHTRLGSIDRAGERAAAAALSERFLVKAAGPATPVRSLSGGNQQKVVVARAASGDVKAILLDEPSQGVDALATQEIANILRGLAESGVAVVVASTDYDDLVGLADRVVVLNRGRQVAELEGADITGDRLALACTANETVTIPGGE from the coding sequence ATGAGCGCAGCCCTCCGCATCGCGAATGTCTCCAAGACCTTCGCCGGCCAGCGCGCCCTCGACGATGTCACGGTGGAGGTCCCCGCGGGCGAGGTGACCGCCCTGCTGGGCATGAACGGTTCCGGCAAGTCGACGCTCATCAAGATCCTCGCGGGCGTCTATGAACCGGATGCCGGTGGCCGCGCCTGGGTGGGCGGGCGTGAGCTCGCGCTTCCTTCGACGCCCGCCGCGTCGCACGCCGCTGGCCTGCGCTTCCTGCATCAGGATCTCGGCCTTGTCGACAGCCTCACGGTCGCCGACAACTTCGCGCTCGTCGATCGTTTCATCGCCCGCGGTGTGATCGCGCCGATCAACCGCCGCGCACAGTTCGCGCATACTGCGGCGACCCTCGACCTCTTCGATCTGCACGTGCATCCGGGTGCCCTCGTCGGCGAGTTGTCGCCGTCGGTGCGCACCATGATCGGAATAGCGCGGGCGTTCCAGTCGCGTGACGCCGGCCTCGATGCGTTGCGCGATCGCATCCTTGTGCTCGATGAGCCGACGGCGTCGCTGCCGGCCGACGAGGTCGACACGGTGTTGCGGATGCTGGAGCGGCTGCGTGAGCGCGGCGGCACCACCATCTATGTGAGCCACCGCATAGAAGAGGTGCGTCGAATCGCCGACAGGGTGGCGGTGCTGCGTGACGGGCGGCTCGTCGCCGATGAACCGCTGGGCGCGCGCGACTCGCACGAGATCGTCTCGCTCATCGTCGGCCGCCCGCTGGAGAAGGTGAAGCTGGCCCGTGCGGAGCAGCGCGAGGGCGACCCCGTGTTGCAGGCGTGGGGCCTGCACGGGTCCCGGCTCTCCGGGGTCGACTTCAGCGTGCGGGCCGGCGAGATCGTCGGCGTGACGGGGCTCATCGGATGCGGGCGCAGCGAACTGGTGCGAATCCTCGCCGGGGCACAGCAGCCGGATGCGGGCGAGATGCGATTCCAGGGGAGCGGGTACAGTCCGGCCGGGCCCGCGGATGCTGTCGCGCTGGGGGTCACCTGCGTGCCGCAGAATCGCAGGAGCGACGGCGTCGTGCTCGACATGGGCGTCGCCGAGAATCTCACCCTGGGCAGGCTGGCCCGCCACACACGCCTGGGCAGTATCGACCGGGCGGGGGAGCGGGCGGCAGCCGCCGCACTCTCCGAGCGATTCCTGGTGAAGGCGGCCGGCCCGGCCACCCCCGTGCGCAGCCTCTCGGGTGGCAACCAGCAGAAGGTCGTCGTCGCCCGCGCCGCGAGCGGCGACGTGAAGGCCATCCTGCTCGACGAGCCATCCCAGGGTGTCGACGCGCTGGCCACCCAGGAGATCGCGAACATCCTTCGCGGCCTCGCCGAATCGGGAGTGGCCGTCGTGGTCGCCTCCACCGACTACGACGACCTCGTCGGCCTCGCCGACAGGGTCGTGGTGCTCAACAGGGGCCGCCAGGTGGCGGAACTCGAGGGCGCCGACATCACGGGCGACAGACTCGCCCTCGCCTGCACGGCGAATGAAACCGTCACCATCCCGGGAGGGGAATGA
- a CDS encoding sugar ABC transporter substrate-binding protein yields the protein MKSSRSRAVFGLIAAPLLIASLAACSSEDAPAAEGPAAAVDTAALQTMMDEFQQPLDEQVPESSPAIAQGKSIVVIPCTYASEACARGADSAMEAAEFLGWESRMIDPGGNPEKSRQAIDQAIQLGADGIIFTAAVGDQLSDKLVEAREAGLFLVNSMSPGDERFDADITPDEDVSGKMSAAAIALDSGGDAKILVTTDPAFPSIASRTVAFEKWLPELCPGCEIVETLETQMSQLQSGLPPQIQATLTAKPQIDYIWTHTGAAVVGSQATVERSASGDTIRMLSFDGNSANLELIMNGKNQFMDVIKPMEWGGYLMVHQMNRLFQGDLTSYELSNMPKRLVTADSMPELPWTGDSNWKSGFEKLWTAAG from the coding sequence ATGAAGAGTTCACGGTCCAGGGCCGTTTTCGGCCTTATTGCAGCGCCCCTCCTGATCGCATCGCTTGCCGCGTGCAGCAGCGAGGATGCCCCGGCCGCCGAAGGGCCGGCCGCCGCGGTCGACACGGCCGCCCTGCAGACGATGATGGACGAGTTCCAGCAGCCGCTCGACGAGCAGGTCCCCGAGAGTTCGCCCGCGATCGCGCAGGGTAAGTCGATCGTCGTGATTCCGTGCACCTATGCCTCCGAGGCGTGCGCCCGCGGCGCCGACTCCGCCATGGAGGCGGCCGAGTTCCTCGGCTGGGAGTCGCGCATGATCGACCCGGGCGGCAACCCGGAGAAGTCGCGGCAGGCGATCGACCAGGCCATCCAGTTGGGCGCCGACGGCATCATCTTTACGGCCGCGGTCGGCGACCAGCTGTCGGACAAGCTGGTCGAGGCGCGCGAGGCCGGCCTCTTCCTGGTCAACAGCATGTCGCCCGGCGATGAGCGCTTCGACGCGGACATCACGCCCGACGAGGATGTCTCCGGCAAGATGTCGGCCGCGGCGATCGCGCTCGACAGCGGCGGCGACGCGAAGATCCTGGTGACGACCGACCCGGCGTTCCCGTCGATCGCCTCCCGCACGGTGGCCTTCGAAAAGTGGCTGCCCGAGCTGTGCCCGGGCTGCGAGATCGTGGAGACCCTCGAGACGCAGATGTCGCAGTTGCAGTCGGGCCTGCCGCCGCAGATCCAGGCGACGCTGACGGCGAAGCCGCAGATCGACTACATCTGGACGCACACGGGTGCTGCGGTGGTCGGCAGCCAGGCGACGGTTGAGCGCAGCGCGAGCGGCGACACCATCAGGATGCTGTCCTTCGACGGCAACTCGGCGAACCTCGAGCTCATCATGAACGGCAAGAACCAGTTCATGGATGTCATCAAGCCGATGGAGTGGGGCGGCTACCTGATGGTGCACCAGATGAACCGGCTGTTCCAGGGCGACCTCACTTCGTATGAGTTGAGCAACATGCCGAAGCGTCTCGTGACCGCGGACTCGATGCCTGAGCTGCCCTGGACGGGTGACTCCAACTGGAAGTCGGGTTTCGAGAAGCTCTGGACCGCCGCCGGCTGA
- a CDS encoding ATP-binding protein, which translates to MSKGQSGWDDIIDAPQPEESYPVPDVFEPELYKEPAKVEGSAAERLKSGPSQATEIVRLARSRYTVVRGDDSKTYAVQHSLPGIAFGLRGDGGLRQQLAAAYYDDKGRVASGGALSDALAVLEGDALQATEARVAIRLGKHEESVVLDLGAPDAHAVVVSADGWQIVESAPILFRRTKATLALPSPSRTGTLEKLRALLNVDESGFRLIVGWLIGAMLVDSPHPILALTGQQGTAKTTAATLILSLIDPSPASMQSQPRDEENWAVSAFNAYGIGLDNISRMAPWFQDALCKAVTGAAFVRRERYSDDSISVLKFRRPIVITTIDPGALQGDVADRLLPIELQPISKRHRLTDAEVSAAADKIRAMTLGALLDLLAKVLEALPDVELKEKPRMADFAQVLAAIDQVAGWQTLRDYLTATTSAARDVVDGNSFATALVELVRSAGRWEGTCSDLLKEFGDGKHPVDWPKTPRAVAEQLSRLTPALAASGVEVYRPQERSNRGHLYKLTAIGATQCTVCGQPMHAALASSGATTHPTCDTTNEKETTS; encoded by the coding sequence GTGAGCAAGGGTCAGTCGGGCTGGGACGACATCATCGATGCGCCCCAGCCCGAAGAGAGCTACCCCGTTCCGGATGTGTTTGAGCCGGAGCTATACAAAGAGCCGGCGAAGGTTGAGGGCTCAGCGGCCGAGCGGTTGAAGTCGGGCCCGAGCCAAGCGACAGAGATTGTGCGCCTTGCTCGCTCCCGTTATACGGTCGTGCGCGGCGACGACAGCAAGACCTATGCCGTTCAGCATTCCCTTCCTGGCATCGCTTTCGGCCTGCGCGGCGACGGCGGGCTCCGCCAGCAACTCGCCGCAGCCTACTACGACGACAAGGGGCGCGTAGCATCCGGCGGCGCACTGTCGGATGCCCTGGCTGTGCTCGAGGGCGATGCCCTCCAAGCTACCGAGGCACGGGTCGCGATTCGTCTCGGCAAGCACGAGGAGAGTGTCGTGCTCGATCTGGGCGCACCAGACGCTCATGCGGTCGTTGTAAGTGCAGACGGCTGGCAGATCGTCGAGAGCGCGCCGATCTTGTTTAGGCGCACTAAGGCCACACTCGCTCTGCCGTCCCCGTCTCGCACCGGGACACTCGAGAAGCTCCGCGCGCTGCTGAACGTCGACGAGTCCGGCTTCCGCCTGATTGTCGGATGGCTCATTGGCGCGATGCTCGTCGACAGCCCGCACCCCATCCTGGCGTTGACGGGCCAACAGGGCACCGCCAAGACGACCGCGGCGACGCTCATACTGTCGCTGATCGACCCATCCCCAGCTTCCATGCAGTCGCAGCCGCGCGACGAAGAGAACTGGGCCGTATCGGCGTTCAATGCCTACGGCATCGGTCTCGACAACATCAGCCGCATGGCGCCCTGGTTTCAAGACGCACTGTGCAAGGCAGTCACGGGCGCCGCTTTCGTACGTCGCGAACGCTACAGCGACGACTCGATTAGCGTGCTCAAGTTTCGCCGGCCGATCGTGATCACCACGATTGACCCTGGCGCGTTGCAGGGCGATGTTGCTGATCGGCTGCTGCCGATCGAGCTTCAGCCGATCAGCAAGCGGCACAGGCTCACGGATGCGGAGGTCTCCGCCGCAGCGGACAAGATACGCGCCATGACTTTGGGCGCTCTGCTCGATCTCCTGGCGAAGGTGCTCGAGGCGCTCCCTGATGTGGAGCTCAAAGAGAAGCCGCGTATGGCGGATTTCGCGCAGGTGCTTGCAGCAATCGACCAGGTGGCGGGCTGGCAGACGCTGCGCGACTACCTGACAGCGACGACCTCTGCGGCCCGCGATGTCGTCGACGGCAACTCCTTCGCCACCGCGCTCGTTGAGCTAGTCCGATCTGCCGGCCGATGGGAAGGCACCTGCTCGGACTTGCTCAAGGAGTTCGGAGACGGCAAGCACCCCGTCGACTGGCCTAAGACCCCGCGAGCCGTCGCCGAGCAGCTTTCACGGCTCACGCCTGCGCTGGCCGCATCCGGTGTCGAGGTCTATCGACCGCAGGAGCGCAGCAACCGCGGCCACCTTTACAAATTAACGGCGATAGGCGCCACACAATGCACCGTATGCGGTCAGCCAATGCACGCTGCCCTCGCGTCGAGCGGCGCCACGACCCATCCCACCTGTGACACCACCAACGAGAAGGAGACAACCTCATGA
- a CDS encoding ABC transporter permease — protein sequence MTTSTRAWGFSSLMRNYGIAVFLVLMVVVFSALMPGTFASAGNFRQILADQAVPGILALAVILPLAAGEFDLSVGANLGICTILGIVLAASGAPIIVVIAATILVGAAIGAINAFMTIVVGVNAFIATLAMATILAGLNLLLTNSTLIIHGSDEFSALTNTRIEGIQLVIVYFAVIAVVLWYLLERTPFGRYLRATGMGRDAATLSGVRTKRYLAAAFIGAGVLAGIAGTLQASRAGNATPDLGPEFLLPAYAAAFLGATAIRAGYFNVWGTVIGVYLLAVGANGLIILGAKTWVTHVFNGVALLVAVSAATLVQRNRAAARKAAQPPQSSTQDARADSENKATTTRSTP from the coding sequence ATGACAACGTCAACACGCGCCTGGGGGTTCTCGAGCCTCATGCGCAACTACGGCATCGCCGTGTTCCTCGTGCTCATGGTCGTGGTGTTCTCGGCGCTCATGCCGGGCACCTTCGCCAGCGCGGGCAACTTCCGGCAGATCCTCGCCGACCAGGCCGTGCCCGGCATCCTGGCGCTCGCCGTCATCCTGCCGCTCGCCGCCGGCGAGTTCGACCTCTCGGTGGGGGCCAATCTGGGCATCTGCACGATCCTCGGAATCGTGCTCGCCGCATCCGGTGCCCCCATCATCGTGGTCATCGCGGCGACAATCCTCGTGGGGGCGGCCATCGGTGCGATCAACGCCTTCATGACCATCGTCGTCGGCGTGAACGCGTTCATCGCGACACTCGCGATGGCCACCATCCTGGCCGGCCTCAACCTGTTGCTGACGAACAGCACGCTCATCATCCATGGCTCAGACGAATTCTCGGCGCTCACGAACACGCGCATCGAGGGCATCCAGCTGGTCATCGTCTACTTCGCCGTCATCGCGGTCGTGCTCTGGTACCTGCTCGAGCGCACCCCCTTCGGTCGCTACCTGCGGGCCACAGGAATGGGGCGGGATGCCGCCACGCTGTCGGGCGTGCGCACGAAGCGATACCTGGCGGCCGCCTTCATCGGTGCCGGTGTGCTCGCCGGAATCGCCGGAACCCTGCAGGCGTCCCGCGCCGGAAACGCGACCCCCGACCTCGGGCCCGAGTTCCTGCTGCCCGCCTACGCGGCCGCATTCCTCGGGGCGACCGCCATCCGCGCCGGCTACTTCAACGTGTGGGGCACCGTCATCGGCGTCTACCTGCTCGCCGTCGGCGCCAACGGGCTCATCATCCTGGGCGCCAAGACCTGGGTCACGCACGTCTTCAACGGCGTCGCCCTGCTCGTCGCGGTGAGCGCGGCCACACTCGTGCAGCGCAACCGTGCGGCGGCACGGAAAGCCGCGCAACCACCCCAATCCAGCACTCAGGATGCCCGCGCAGACTCAGAAAACAAGGCAACGACCACAAGGAGCACCCCATGA